In Camelina sativa cultivar DH55 chromosome 17, Cs, whole genome shotgun sequence, the genomic stretch cttatctaaaatcattaaaaatagaaaacttacaaaataagtgtatttttcaagtcatcatatttagcatttgattttattgtataatattttttccaaaaaaacttttaaaaataattacataaattatattttataaaaaaaatgacaatataaataaaataaatttcaacccgtgctctaacACAGGCCTTAATCTAGTTGTTTTTTAAATGGCTATCATATGTAACtacttttattaataatttttttttccaaaaacaagccacaaacaagaaatatatttgttatttttttttattcggcAAATTTTGTGGGTAAAATGTATAAATCTTATGAACGATATTGTACGTAATTTCAGTTTTCTCGAGATTAACTGCGatgaatttattcaaaaataaataaacaaactctATTAAAATCCCAACAAACTTTATTGATATCCAACTAGATAAAACAAAAGACATCCAAAAATTCAAACAGAAGACCAAACATTCCTAAGAGCATTATCTTCTTAAATCAAACGCTAACATTGCCAGATTCGATTTCTTCCACCGGAAAGAAGTGTCTATTATGCAACATAATAGAATCTGCGGCGACAGGTTCGTTGTCTTGGTTCCTATGCCATGTGTACTGCGCATGAGTCTTGTTTTTGATCTCCAAGACCGCATGACCAAAACTTGCCTCCCTATACGCCGAGTAGCTTGGTTGTGGATCAGTGAAACTGTTTGCGATTCCTTCAATGTTTCCTCCATCTCCGATGGTGATGTAAATGGGAGCAGAGGAGTCCTTCACCGGAGTGCTCAAGCCATTGGTGATATTGTATTTGACATTAGAGATACGTTCGGATCTCTCGTAGGCATGGACATGACCAGACAAAACCAAATCGACCTTGCTGTTAAGGAGCCATGACTCAAACATTAGTCTCATGCTCTCACCTTCCATGTAGTGGTAGTTATTACTGTTGTACCACGGTGAGTGAACCATGACAATCAACCATGGAGTCTCTTCTCTGTTCACCTTCTTCAGCTCTTGCTCGAGCCAAATGTATTGAGGAGTATATTTTCCTGAAATGAGatacaaatatgttatacaaGAAAACTCaactatcaaaatatatttaggtTTTCATGTGTGTGTTATTTACCGTAGGCAGAGTAGGAGGAGAGGACGATAATGTAAGCAGAGGCGCGTTTGACCGAGTACCAAAGAGGAGAAGTACTCTGTGAAGCTTTGTAGGCATTGGGGTAACGGTGAGTGTAGGGTTTGAACGCGTGAGGCTCACCCTAATAAGATTCAAATGGTTAAAAATAAACTGCTACGGAAGACAAAAATGACTAGATAAAAGAGAGTTTTGATTTCATTTACTATGTTCGGAACGTAATCAATCTCATGATTCCCGGCAGCAAAAATGAAAGGCTGATAAGCCGCACAGGGCTCCACGAATCTTCCCCAAGTATCCCATTTCCTCTGGTCATGGTTCGGATGGTCGTCTGCGTAAGACAAGTCTCCGACAAAGAGAACGGCTTGGCCTTTAGGGTTCGACATGTAATGATACAATGTCTCGTTAGAAGCATAAGTTTGTCCAAGATCACctacaaacatacaaaaacaatgaattagatcaaatgaaaaaaaaaactctaatttcAAATATAGTTTTCGAATTAGAtctgataaaaaagaaaaaagaaatgtaccAATGATGCCGAATGTGTATGGAACATCAGGTCCAACCTTTGGAGGAGTAGTGAAGGAGAATTGTCTAACGGATTTATCGGTACCAACCTCATAAGTGTACTTGGTATCGTACTGCCAATGTAaacaaacattagaaaaaactttaaaaacaaataaaaatgattgtTGTTATGAAAAGATAAGTTAAAAAGGTACAAACCTCGAGTCCTTTAATGTTAGCATGATGGAGGAAACCAGAGGAATAGTCATAGAATCTGTAAGACTTCGTGGAAGCGTGAGCTCTCTTCTTTGCTGGCGTTACGTCACTACTATTACCAGCGATCCAGTAAGTAACGACGTTAGAACCAGCGAGGTTTAGCGGCGTAACCCACGAGACAATCATGGCACGTCCATCGTGATCTCCTTGTGTTAGATGAACCTACAAAAAAGCCAACGATAAAATAAGAACCAATACTAATCTATATCTTTTGGTCATGATATAAACACTAACTATGCAACGAAAGCTTAATATTgggataaaaataattttgtaggTTTTTGAAAAGACTAATATGTGAACATcataagaaatatatttgcTAAAAATGTAAAACTCAACGACAATTAAACTATAAAACCTTTTCAAATATTGGGGTAaacatttgttaaaaaaacctaatttttaatattttctacttCACAAACTTCCTAAATCTGTGCTCCAAAGttcaaaataacaaagaaaaaactaagATCTAAGAACAGGATATTCGAGATTAAAATGATCAATTCAAACCTGTTCAGGAGTGTTGTAACCACCACGAGAAGGGAAAGTTTCGAGAGACATCTCAATGGATGGTAAAGCTTGACGAACGAATTTACTCGTGATTCCACCATTGATCACAGTGGTCatgcttaaaaacaaaaaggctaATATAACCATTTTcatcttttatgattttttttctttgattcacGAATACTGAGTTTTACTTTGTGATTATTAGCGAGGTGAGGTTATATCTTTATATAGGCTGCTAAGTGTTATTTTTCTAATGGAATAAGGGATAATATCGAGAACTCTTAGGAATATCCTAGGACAAAAGATTTTGTTCCTTAGTAGTTAGTAACTATACGGTAAAATATATTGCCAAACAAATACAAGAGTCGAtcgaaaaataaatcaaaaaactaaattaaaacattcAAATAACACTATCGTATATGAACTTATTATAGCATAGAAAATAACACTATCACCGTAGCTATCGATATCATAGCATTTGTGAATTCGCTATGTTTTACATATGATAACATATTTTTCGCGCTAACAATGTACATCTTTCTGATAGTGGTCATAAAATCGTCACTTGGAGTTGTATACGAGATTTAATTTATCAAGTATATTACCAAGAAAATGGTTGATTATTTAAGAATCTGCTTCTCTTTCGTTAGTTTTTACAATAATACCGAAAGAACCGAAATTGGAGGCAAGAGAAATataaaacgatttttttttctttcaaaacccttATTATTTCGTAaaacaatattgttttttgGCAGCTTGAATTAcacaataaatcatatataaataaaatttaaaatttaaaatttgaaataaaatacaaaagtaacatatgagaaaattaaattatattcttaTCAAATATCTTTTGTATCGACACACAAACATACAAATACTAAATTACAATATCTAAATGTTATCTtaacaaaaagattttgttcCATATACCTTTCAAAGATTTTgcgatttttttaaattactaattttgttgaaattttttaatcattctttttttcttgacattaaaaatggttaaatttcattgattaaaatttttttttttgtgatatgaCATTATAATACTCGTGAAAAATTTTAAACGAGCAAAGAGAATGAGCTTCATCCctaggggaaaaaaaaaatccaaacgtTGTAAAGGTGTACGGTAGATATCAAGCCATAGCAATATATTCATAAAGTTTTGTAAACATGTACTATATATCCGTTCTACACATATGACGGAAAGTTCACACCGTCAACGTCCTGCTAACGGAAACTTAACGGGAGGACTAAAATGGCCTAGTCAACGAAATTTTactatttaatcaaaaaatcaaactaaattttaagatttaaataatattttaaaagtttatgattttttccgtctaaaattaaaaattcatgattttttttttgacatttgtCCCATTGATTCATTGTCGCAAAATAGTCAACCtatgaaatatttaatagtTACACTTTAATATAGTTCGACCAGATCGCTTGTTACTATTGTTGCTTATGTAAacatttttcttgttgtttggagaACCAatcattttatttgaattaatgttGACAAATATATAGTCCATTGAGatatgttattaaattttaactTATATACTTATGTATTCGTATTCAATCAAATATCTTATAACtatgaattaatattatattatatactatatattttatcttgGGCATATCACATAGCACATGACATCatttactaaaataatattGAGAAAACTGATACAAAATCATCCAACAATAATGGTTTGTATTAAAATGACAGATATCctatatattatttgaaataaattttgaaaagtattCTAAATTCAATGTTATAAACTTTAGTagttaaaaattacattcaaatctactgttataGGAAACAATTTAAAAGTCGACaattctttttgtaaaaaaacatatagtgGATTATTAGTGgatttattactaaattaaatataaaagaatcaaatctcattattttattattttatgtgaGATTGCAGATATAATTTGTTAAAGAAACATAACAGCTTTCTTAATTCACCAAAGCTCATTAATAACATTTAAATACACTCATGAACTCAAATCTTTTCAACTATTATAGAATTTGAGTAGATTTGTGTAATGACaacaaatttggtttattttaatatatacttctCAGTTCTCATATAAGATAACCGAAGATATTTTCAGTCAAACATATTTATCCTACTCTAGTTATTAGAGAATAACGTATGATTTGTTTATCTTAAGTCAGAGATATAgcaatttttaatattaaaaaacattCCAATTCgagtttaaaaaattaatacaaacctttgataaaaatctttaaataagGTACTCATGACGCACTAGAAACATCGGTCAAGCAAACAGATCTTGTATTACAATCTCTCATTTTCTGAAACAAAATTGTGTTGGATCAAAAAGTTCACAAAAGGCCTTaaatattaaagagaaatgGTGAGTCTCATGAAAATAATGATGGTTATGGTTCTGTTAGTGATTGGCGTGAGTGCAGAGACGGTGGTGGAACTATGTAAACGAACAATGTGCAAGACTCAATGTCAAGGCAACAAATTCCAAAGTTCTGGATGTTCTGATTGTCTCCTTGGATGCGCTTGGCCTGGAAGTAATAATAAACAAACCCTCCCTGTCTGTCTATAACTCCAAATAATTTGTTTCTATCGCATGGTTTTAGACCCATTGTgctaaaaaggtgaaaaaaatgtttatatattttcaggTACCAGCAAAATAGATCAACGGGCTTTGTGTCTCAAGAATTGTGATGTCGGTTGTGGCCCGAGCAACGACTGCTACCAACGTTGTATTAAACGTTGTCCTAGCCTTTTGATTTGAGGATTACAAGTCCTACACTTGTGCAACTATTTTTCGATTCTTCTTTCTCGTCAAGTCTGTGATTTTCGGTTGTAATTGACGTGAAAAGATTATGTTTTATAATCATTAAAATGATATAAAGAAAAGAGTGCTATTGAAACATTTTGATGGtgttacaaaaatttataaattttctttttcagattttgATTAATGGATCAGTTTCAAATACATGTACCTGCTTattatttcaccaaattaaATGACGAAAATGTATATGGGAACCCAACGTATGGGAACAACGAAATAAATGGTTTCACTTGTATCTAAATGGACTTACATTGATAGAAATCTATATTGACAATTGATTAATGTTTGTCGAAGAACTCTTAGTGCGCATCGAATTATTTCCTCGTTATAACTATCGGTGATCTGCGTCCAAACAACAATTCTTGTGGTCGCTATTTCATCGTAATGTTGCCAGGCCTGATCAATGTTCTTGTATCGTGGCGAGTTTGCAATgaaattaaaatgatttttatttttaaatacaaCGTCAATATGGAGTTTGCGGCATTTATTTTTTCCGCACGTATCTGTTGACGTTTGAcgttgtaattaaaaatttgagtttttgttgGTAGTATTTTTATAGGGTTAGTACATTAGGCAAAGTAATAAGGGGCAATGTGGTTTGAGTTTACGCCAAAAAAGGTTAAAGATGGGTTGTCTCCACCTAAAGAACAATCTGCACccactaatatttttttagagtaAATGTTACagaaaaattttaagaacttttCAAGAACACTTGCAGaaaatttttactttcattttattACATAGGGTCTACTGATAGGTGGTGGTCCGACGCTACATGAGTAAGCTCAAAACTCTTCAAGACTACTTACGGAAAATTTTTACAGAAAATTTTTAAGAACTTTTctcactttctttttctctctcgaaAACGACAAAGAGACTAACCAAAACTCTCAAGTCGACTTCTTCTTTTAAATAGCACGATTTAGGGCTTCTCGAACCTATAAATCGCAATAAACTGGGGTTTTAAAGTTAACCAGACAAACCAAAACTGgttggtgtcaatcgacattcaacccaaaaaacaaaaaaaaatcgctCGCGGATGTTACTGACATAAAATATATCCTCTATTTAATGTTTCAgaaatacacaacttttttttggtagactatataatagttGTAAGTTAGAAACTtataaagttatatttattattcGATTCATTAGTTGGTTCCAAAATATGTTATATGGTTTGGTTTCCTTAGTTATACCAAGATACACTTAAAgagaatatcccaaaaaaataatacaacttaaagaaataaaatttttaacaacCATATATTGTTAAGCCATATATACTGttaaacaattaaagaaaataaatataaaatgttacatatttatttctaaaattaatatgtggTATATTATGGCTTaagtaatataataaaaaatcaacataatatatataattttaaagactaaaaaaatcaaataaaattaacaaacaaaaattaattattttttttatcacacagCTTAATTCACGATATGCCGTGAAGAAAAATCTagatatacaaaaatatatcttacaaaatagatgttattttcatacgtcatatttaacatataatatcATAGTGTTTCatccataaaataaaaaacattaaaacaaataaaataatcacataatgttttgaataaaattacaaaataaataaaagaaatttcaacaaATGCTTAGCACATGTCATAATCTAGTTCTTTTATATAATCGTTAGTTTACCTGATATGCctgaaaaaatcatttattatatGCCTGAAAAAATCATTTAATGATGTTAAATTTTAACCCCACTGTTTTAAGCcatatatatgatttggttACAAAATTTAACAGATGAAATTCTGTGGTCCGGGTTCGACTCTCAAATCaaattctttttcaatttttgttctttttttctatttggtcGTTGCTTCCGTGAAGTTAAAAAAGATGGTAATGGACTTTGCGGAGAGTTCTCTTTCTTGGTATTCTTCGGTGAAGCTGTAAGTCATGTAACCGTCGGAGATCTAGAGAGATTTGATTCAATCCTCCTTCTTTCAATTCTAACGATAACGAAGCCGAGGATTCGAGGATTGTTCATCAACGTGGAGAataaaactcttcttcttcctctaattgACATCTGAGAATAAACGATAGAAGGGTTTTTGTGATATTgaacttttacttttcttattgATATCTTGTTCATTACATCAAGGTTGTATTTATACAACAATAGGAACATTCTAGACTCTTACCAAATGATCTTATGACACGTGTTTGTCATCTACTCACTCTCTAATGATGAGAGAGCATCATAACGGCTAGATAGGACGATTGCACAGCTCTCTCCAGCTGGTGGTCCTTGTACCTTCGTCATCACACTCCTCTGTTTTGTACTTTTGTCATTTTGTTGCAGTGGAGGGAAAGTAGCTTGTTGGGCTAAACTTGCAACTGTTGTTGAGTTTGGACTCTTGTTTATTGGACTTGGACTCTCAATCTCCTGCAAACTGATGGTGGGAGGACGCCCAACACTCAGTTTGTCCCGGAGCTATTGAAAGCTTGCTAGGGAAGTGATTTTGTGAAGATATCTGCAAGTTGCAGAGCTGCAGGAACATGTTGAACCTCCAGAAGACCAAGTGCGACCCTTTCTCGAACATAATGGTAGTCCACCTCAATATGCTTGGATCGGTTATGAAATACTGGATTTGCAAAAAGATGAACTGCAGAGAGATTATCTGTAACACCCGcgaccaaaactctgcgttttcggggtgggtgtcgatcgatacccaggtggtgtcggtcgacaccacttatttctggctcggccagattgatttaatcgtCGATTTGGTTCGGGTTggttttgggaaaccattgaaACGGGTTACTTAAGTGGGATTTCGATGACACAAGGGTTTTGGGGAGTATTTTGTGTcgccgtttgttgtttttgagagagaaagaggagaaaaaaatttCTAGAGGTTacagagagagattgtgagatttcaaggctttgtgggtgagatcttgttgtgggagtgaggattcaaggctaggaacgtgttagaaggttgCTGAGAGTGTAggattcgttgttgttggtctaaatcttcctgcaaagaggtgagtgcatgaccatggctaatctaagcctttgattccttgttcttgcttgtttgttatttttttgtgtgtttttcttgttgggatTGGTTGTCacaggttcctatggacgtattcatgatttgctgtggagaattgctaagcgaaaaGCTAACTTTTTAATAAGCTTGCTTACAACAATAGTTACaaggcgagtattggcatgttccttatgaggctttgtatgggaggtcgtgtcgtacaccgttatgctggactatgtacggggcagattttgttcaggagacctcggagaagattcgggttcttaatctgaacatgaaggaagctcaggatcggcagaggagttatgccgacaagaggaggagagaccttgagtttcaggttggagatagtgtgtatctcaagatggccatgttgcggggtccaaacaggtcattgactgcgattaagtaacaagatgaggtggtgtttagGATACGAAGTTCCGCGAGCCTGTTGTTTAAAGGGGAAAGGTTTCCTGATTAGTAGTtgctaaaagaggaaagtttccagaagtggaaagttctaaaaatggaaagttttatgtgagttagaatttgtccgttttttagtggttgtgagccttggagaggctagtgtggccttagtggcggaccaTGGGGTCATTGTGTGTCGTGTGCGGCGGTCTTCCGAGACGTGTGTGGCCtatgtggcgggctgtttaaccgtgtgtggcgggctgtttaaccgtgtttggcctttgtggcgggctgtttagccgtgtgtggcctttgtggcgggctgtttagccgtgtgtggcctttgtggcgggctgtttagccgtgtgtggcctttgtggcgggctgtttagccgtgtgtggcctttgtggcgggctgtttagccgtgtgtggcctttgtggcgggctgtttagccgtgtgtggcctttgtggcgggctgtttagccgtgtgtggcctttgtggcgggctgtttagccgtgtgtggcctttgtggcgggctgtttagccgtgtgtggcctttgtggcgggctgtttagccgtgtgtggcctttgtggcgggctgtttagccgtgtgtggcctttgtggcgggctgtttagccgtgtgtggcctttgtggcgggctgtttagccgtgtgtggcctttgtggcgggctgtttagccgtgtgtggcctttgtggcgggctgtttagccgtgtgtggcctttgtggcgggctgtttagccgtgtgtggcctttgtggcgggctgtttagccgtgtgtggcctttgtggcgggctgtttagccgtgtgtggcctttgtggcgggctgtttagccgtgtgtggcctttgtggcgggctgtttagccgtgtgtggcctttgtggcgggctgtttagccgtgtgtggcctttgtggcgggctgtttagccgtgtgtggcctttgtggcgggctgtttagccgtgtgtggcctttgtggcgggctgtttagccgtgtgtggcctttgtggcgggctgtttagccgtgtgtggcctttgtggcgggctgtttagccgtgtgtggcctttgtggcgggctgtttagccgtgtgtggcctttgtggcgggctgtttagccgtgtgtggcctttgtggcgggctgtttagccgtgtgtggcctttgtggcgggctgtttagacAGAGTGCCTATTTAGgcagtccttcgggacaaatggtctttgtgacggtccttcgggacgagtggccttggtggcggtcctatttaggacatttgtttggcctttgtggcggcctttgcggcatgtatatgatccttgtgtggtcatgaggtattccagtgagggggaTATGCGGTTGGTAGGACATcatgttgtcttacgcgagccacgggaaggaaacttggatagggataggactcagacgtgttcggaattgtttgctcgcgactcttggaaGACTTAGGTTCTCTTAGTACCGTCATATTCCAAGACTTTGTAGCTTGAGAGTATAATTGGTATATCGGCTTCAGATAACGATccggggcgcgctgtagggtggcaacccgagagacgattattggacttccttatatattatggcatgcgggcttaggcccgatgaggagccaatattattgCATGCAAGCTttggcctgatgaggagccaataaaaactcaaggtttaggcctatgaataaaggaaagtccaaaagtcgagagcaaataatgcctggaacgtgagtctatcgcctataggtgacctttcgtagatcagtcggaggagtgcgggccgtggagacggttgcacgggagtccttgactgatggttgttcaagattcgaggacgaatctatgttggtgggggggAATAACACCCGcgaccaaaactctgcgttttgggggtgggtgtcgatttCTGGTTCGGccagattgatttaatcgtCGATTTGGTTCGGGTTggttttgggaaaccattgaaccgggttactTAAGTGGGATTTTGACGAAATAAGGGTTTTGGGGAGTATTTTGTGTCgtcgtttgttgtttttgagagagaaagaggagaaaacagtttctagagggttcaaggctttgtgggtgagatcttgctgtgggaatgaggattcaaggctaggaacgtgctAGAAGGGTGCTGGGAGTGTAGGATTCGTTGTTATTGGTctaaatcttcctgcaaagaggtgagtgcatgaccatggctaatctaagcctttgattccttgttcttgcttgtttgttgttgttttgtgtgtttttatagctgggattggttgctacaggttcctatggacgtGTATGGCTTGGGGTTTGAGTATTGGGCTgtttggaggaggttgggagcgagattcgactctcggcttcgagcagatCGCGGTTGccgagggagtgtcgatcgacaccagaaAATCATGCATTgatcgacacttggctggtgtcggtcgacacatcCCTTCCAGcaagatgatgtttgttttcctggttNTGCATGCAAGCTttggcctgatgaggagccaataaaaactcaaggtttaggcctatgaataaaggaaagtccaaaagtcgagagcaaataatgcctggaacgtgagtctatcgcctataggtgacctttcgtagatcagtcggaggagtgcgggccgtggagacggttgcacgggagtccttgactgatggttgttcaagattcgaggacgaatctatgttggtgggggggAATAACACCCGcgaccaaaactctgcgttttgggggtgggtgtcgatttCTGGTTCGGccagattgatttaatcgtCGATTTGGTTCGGGTTggttttgggaaaccattgaaccgggttactTAAGTGGGATTTTGACGAAATAAGGGTTTTGGGGAGTATTTTGTGTCgtcgtttgttgtttttgagagagaaagaggagaaaacagtttctagagggttcaaggctttgtgggtgagatcttgctgtgggaatgaggattcaaggctaggaacgtgctAGAAGGGTGCTGGGAGTGTAGGATTCGTTGTTATTGGTctaaatcttcctgcaaagaggtgagtgcatgaccatggctaatctaagcctttgattccttgttcttgcttgtttgttgttgttttgtgtgtttttatagctgggattggttgctacaggttcctatggacgtGTATGGCTTGGGGTTTGAGTATTGGGCTgtttggaggaggttgggagcgagattcgactctcggcttcgagcagatCGCGGTTGccgagggagtgtcgatcgacaccagaaAATCATGCATTg encodes the following:
- the LOC104758967 gene encoding uncharacterized protein LOC104758967 → MVSLMKIMMVMVLLVIGVSAETVVELCKRTMCKTQCQGNKFQSSGCSDCLLGCAWPGSTSKIDQRALCLKNCDVGCGPSNDCYQRCIKRCPSLLI
- the LOC104758966 gene encoding purple acid phosphatase 6-like, with protein sequence MKMVILAFLFLSMTTVINGGITSKFVRQALPSIEMSLETFPSRGGYNTPEQVHLTQGDHDGRAMIVSWVTPLNLAGSNVVTYWIAGNSSDVTPAKKRAHASTKSYRFYDYSSGFLHHANIKGLEYDTKYTYEVGTDKSVRQFSFTTPPKVGPDVPYTFGIIGDLGQTYASNETLYHYMSNPKGQAVLFVGDLSYADDHPNHDQRKWDTWGRFVEPCAAYQPFIFAAGNHEIDYVPNIGEPHAFKPYTHRYPNAYKASQSTSPLWYSVKRASAYIIVLSSYSAYGKYTPQYIWLEQELKKVNREETPWLIVMVHSPWYNSNNYHYMEGESMRLMFESWLLNSKVDLVLSGHVHAYERSERISNVKYNITNGLSTPVKDSSAPIYITIGDGGNIEGIANSFTDPQPSYSAYREASFGHAVLEIKNKTHAQYTWHRNQDNEPVAADSIMLHNRHFFPVEEIESGNVSV